A window of Hevea brasiliensis isolate MT/VB/25A 57/8 chromosome 14, ASM3005281v1, whole genome shotgun sequence contains these coding sequences:
- the LOC131173032 gene encoding receptor-like protein 43 produces the protein MASRLWLAHFLCSLLFHLHFRAASSSPFSFNSSSPAMPCQHDQSLALLQFKKTFSIRSNASPWDFPYPKPYPKTGSWKEDTDCCWWDGVTCDIETGNVIGLNLSSSLLYGTIHSNNTLFFLPHLQKLDLSNNHFNHSQIVPQFGQFLNLSYLNLNYSVFEGRIPLEISYLSGLVSLDLSRNYDLILKATVFNEIVQNLTQLQELDLSDVNLSSVATSSLMNLSSSISSLALSSCELQGKFPDNIIRRPNLQLLDLSGNEDLTGSLPRHNWNNSFRSLSLSATKIPIYLDQLGSLKQLLLLDLSYNNFSGEIPYSFESLKQLETLDLRINNLSGQIPSSLGSLEELYSLDLSYNNFHGEIPSSFGNLKQLHTLNLRINNLSGQIPSSLGNLGKLYSLDLSYNNFNGEIPSSFGNLGELYSLDLSSNNFNGEIPSSFGNLKQLHTLNLCNNNLSGQIPSSLGNLGELYSLDLSSNNFNGEIPSSFESLKHFLLLDLGNNSLSGPITQGSRLSSLVYLDLSNNLLHGRIPSSIFKLVNLSVLILSSNKLIGEVSSAVCELNSLQILDLSNNSLNGSMPQCLGNFSNNLSVLHLGMNKFHGTILETFSIGSNLRYLNFNGNQLQGRIPPSISNCINLEILDLGNNNIDDTFPHFLETLSKLQILILKSNRFHGLVKGTSANYSFSKLRIFDLSNNTFSGPLPAEYFNNFKAMMIFNLNMKYMGAPNYSSYDYSVSLTLKGLEIELVKIQTLLTSIDLSGNKFTGEIPQSIGKLKSLKLLNLSHNQLTGNIQPSLGNLSNLESLDLSSNLLVGRIPMQLTYLTFLEVFRVSHNQLEGLIPEGKQFNTFDNTSYEGNLGLCGFPLEKCDNGERQQPTSSKEIDSKSKNGFGWKAVLAGYGCGVIFGVVMGYVVFKTRKPIWFVRMVEVQKNVKRKLKR, from the exons ATGGCTAGTCGACTATGGCTTGCTCACTTTCTCTGCTCCCTTTTGTTTCACTTGCATTTCCGAGCTGCTTCTTCTTCACCTTTTTCTTTCAATTCCTCCTCTCCAGCCATGCCGTGTCAACATGACCAGAGTCTTGCCTTGCTCCAATTCAAAAAAACCTTTTCCATTAGAAGTAATGCCTCTCCCTGGGATTTCCCTTACCCCAAGCCTTATCCAAAGACAGGGTCTTGGAAAGAGGACACGGATTGCTGCTGGTGGGATGGGGTCACTTGCGACATAGAAACGGGTAATGTAATTGGCCTTAACCTTTCTTCTAGCTTGCTCTATGGTACCATTCATTCTAATAATACTCTTTTCTTCCTTCCTCATCTCCAAAAGCTTGACCTCTCTAACAATCATTTCAACCACTCTCAAATTGTACCtcagtttggccagtttttgaatTTATCATATCTTAACCTAAACTACTCTGTTTTTGAGGGCCGAATTCCACTAGAAATTTCTTATCTGTCTGGTTTGGTTTCGCTTGATCTTTCAAGGAATTATGATTTGATACTCAAAGCCACTGTTTTTAACGAAATTGTTCAAAACCTAACCCAGTTACAGGAATTGGACCTAAGTGATGTAAACCTGTCTTCGGTTGCAACTAGTTCCTTGATGAATTTGTCTTCTTCTATATCATCACTTGCACTCTCCTCTTGTGAATTGCAAGGGAAATTCCCAGACAACATAATTCGACGGCCAAACCTCCAATTGCTCGATTTATCGGGCAATGAAGATCTCACTGGTTCCCTACCTAGGCATAATTGGAATAACTCCTTCCGTTCCTTGTCTCTTTCTGCGACAAAAATTCCAATATATTTAGACCA ACTTGGAAGCCTTAAACAACTCCTTTTATTGGACCTTTCTTACAACAATTTTAGTGGTGAGATTCCCTACTCATTTGAAAGCCTTAAACAGCTTGAAACTTTGGACCTCCGCATCAACAATCTCAGTGGTCAAATTCCATCCTCACTTGGAAGCCTTGAGGAACTCTATTCATTGGACCTCTCCTATAACAATTTTCATGGTGAGATTCCCTCCTCATTTGGAAACCTTAAACAGCTTCATACTTTGAACCTCCGCATCAACAATCTCAGTGGTCAAATTCCATCCTCACTTGGAAACCTTGGGAAACTCTATTCATTGGACCTctcctataacaattttaatggtgAGATTCCCTCCTCATTTGGAAACCTTGGGGAACTCTATTCATTGGACCTCTCTTCTAACAATTTTAATGGTGAGATTCCCTCCTCATTTGGAAACCTTAAACAGCTTCATACTTTGAACCTTTGCAACAACAATCTCAGTGGTCAAATTCCATCCTCACTTGGAAACCTTGGGGAACTCTATTCATTGGACCTCTCTTCTAACAATTTTAATGGTGAGATTCCCTCCTCATTTGAAAGCCTTAAACAttttctacttttggacctcGGCAACAACAGTCTCAGTG GTCCCATCACTCAAGGAAGCAGGCTTTCAAGTTTAGTATACCTCGATTTATCCAACAACTTGTTACATGGCCGAATTCCAAGTTCAATTTTCAAACTTGTGAACTTGAGCGTTCTTATTCTTTCATCCAACAAATTGATAGGAGAAGTCTCTTCTGCAGTTTGCGAGTTAAATTCTCTTCAAATTCTTGACCTGTCAAACAATAGTTTGAACGGCTCCATGCCACAATGTTTGGGAAATTTCAGCAACAATCTTTCAGTATTGCACTTGGGCATGAACAAATTCCATGGAACCATCCTTGAAACGTTTTCTATAGGCAGCAACTTGAGATATTTGAACTTCAATGGTAACCAATTGCAAGGTAGAATCCCACCTTCCATCTCCAATTgtataaatttggaaattttagatcTCGGAAATAATAATATAGATGACACATTCCCCCATTTTCTGGAAACACTTTCGAAGCTACAAATTCTAATTCTAAAATCCAATAGATTTCATGGTTTGGTGAAAGGGACCTCTGCCAATTATTCATTCTCAAAGCTGCGAATTTTTGACCTCTCCAACAACACGTTTAGCGGACCTTTACCTGCGgagtatttcaataatttcaaggCAATGATGATCTTTAATCTGAATATGAAATACATGGGGGCACCAAATTATTCCTCTTATGATTATTCTGTGAGTCTGACTCTCAAAGGCTTAGAGATTGAGTTGGTGAAAATCCAAACACTTCTTACATCCATTGATTTGTCGGGCAATAAATTCACAGGGGAGATCCCACAGTCAATTGGAAAACTTAAATCACTTAAGTTGCTCAACCTGTCTCACAATCAACTCACAGGCAATATTCAACCATCATTGGGGAATTTGAGCAATTTGGAATCATTAGACCTCTCTTCAAATCTTCTTGTTGGAAGGATTCCAATGCAATTGACATATTTgacatttttggaagtgtttcggGTTTCACATAATCAACTTGAAGGACTTATACCCGAAGGAAAGCAGTTCAACACATTTGATAACACTTCATATGAAGGGAATTTGGGATTGTGTGGATTTCCGCTAGAAAAATGTGACAATGGGGAGAGGCAACAACCAACATCATCAAAAGAAATTGATTCCAAGTCTAAAAATGGATTTGGATGGAAAGCTGTATTGGCAGGGTATGGATGTGGAGTAATATTTGGAGTTGTAATGGGATATGTTGTGTTTAAAACAAGAAAACCTATATGGTTTGTGAGGATGGTTGAAG tgcagaaaaatgtaaagagaaaattgaagaga